The following are encoded in a window of Verrucomicrobiia bacterium genomic DNA:
- the coaD gene encoding pantetheine-phosphate adenylyltransferase encodes MRTVIYPGSFDPLTNGHLDVIQRAAKLFDRVIVAVAKNDSKHPLFTMAERRDLVASCVKHLPNVEADTFEGLLVNFADKHSAEAIIRGLRAVSDFEFEFQLALMNRKLNERVETIFMMPKDTYTFLSSRLVKEIARLGGDVGTFVPPLVKAALTARLSGSEK; translated from the coding sequence ATGCGCACGGTCATTTATCCCGGCAGCTTCGATCCACTCACCAATGGCCATCTTGACGTGATCCAGCGCGCAGCGAAATTATTTGATCGCGTCATCGTGGCCGTGGCGAAAAACGACAGCAAACATCCGCTGTTCACGATGGCCGAGCGGCGCGACCTCGTGGCGAGTTGCGTGAAACACTTGCCGAACGTCGAAGCGGATACCTTCGAGGGGTTGCTCGTAAATTTCGCCGATAAGCATTCGGCAGAGGCGATTATCCGCGGTTTGCGCGCCGTTTCGGATTTTGAATTTGAATTTCAGCTCGCCTTGATGAATCGTAAGTTGAACGAAAGGGTTGAAACCATTTTCATGATGCCGAAAGACACCTACACCTTCCTCAGTTCGCGGCTCGTCAAAGAAATCGCGCGCCTCGGCGGGGATGTGGGGACGTTCGTGCCGCCGCTGGTCAAGGCGGCGCTGACGGCGCGTCTGTCCGGCTCGGAAAAATAA
- a CDS encoding YceD family protein, with protein sequence MPLLINLRHVEDDGLELKGKLPASELELDGIDELIKAEKPLHYDLEVQKLEKSVLAQGDLSLTLRCECVRCLKPFDYQLELEDWACLLSLEGDDQVPITNDCIDLTPAIREDILLGFPQHPLCKPDCGGLAKKVIGKKKKTGDAGQEEIPSAWNELNKLKF encoded by the coding sequence ATGCCGTTATTAATTAATTTGCGTCATGTCGAAGACGATGGCTTGGAGCTGAAAGGCAAATTGCCCGCCAGCGAACTGGAGTTGGATGGGATAGACGAGTTGATCAAGGCGGAGAAGCCGCTCCACTATGATTTGGAAGTCCAAAAGCTGGAAAAAAGCGTGCTTGCGCAGGGAGATTTATCCCTGACGCTGCGTTGCGAATGCGTGCGCTGCTTGAAACCCTTTGATTATCAACTGGAACTGGAAGATTGGGCGTGCCTTTTGTCGCTGGAAGGCGATGATCAAGTGCCCATCACAAACGATTGCATAGACTTGACGCCTGCCATACGCGAAGATATTCTCCTTGGGTTTCCGCAGCACCCGTTGTGCAAACCGGACTGTGGCGGATTAGCTAAAAAAGTAATTGGCAAAAAGAAAAAGACTGGCGACGCCGGGCAGGAGGAGATTCCCTCAGCCTGGAATGAGCTTAATAAACTAAAATTTTAA
- the rpmF gene encoding 50S ribosomal protein L32 — translation MGVPKRKPSRSRMRQRRAYNSVMTLPQLSTCPQCAAPYIPHRVCPACGFYKGRQILTITAGA, via the coding sequence ATGGGTGTCCCTAAACGCAAACCATCGAGAAGCCGCATGCGCCAGCGCCGGGCTTATAACAGTGTCATGACCCTGCCGCAACTGAGCACTTGCCCGCAATGCGCCGCGCCGTACATCCCTCACCGGGTCTGTCCGGCCTGCGGTTTCTACAAGGGACGTCAGATTCTCACCATCACTGCCGGAGCCTGA
- the plsX gene encoding phosphate acyltransferase PlsX produces MRIVVDVMGGDHGCGVVIEGVKHALEADASITRLFLVGNETEIRAASQTAGLSDNRVEIVHASEVLTMADKPLEGIRRKKDSSMVRAIELVREDKADAVISPGNTGALVAGSMKLRRLEGVERPAIAARMPSRTRDFVLIDAGANPLCEPSHLAQFAVMGSAYAREILGQKNPRVGVLSNGSEESKGNELTRGAARLCSQLDLNFIGYVEGFHLFEDAVDVVVTDGFTGNVVLKTAESLGYAMMHLLRGALTKTPVRKFGAMLSRGAFYELKQRLDPEVYGGAVLLGLNGIVIKTHGSSRARAVMNAIRVAAEQIRHDINQKLILEIARANQKLAAASETP; encoded by the coding sequence ATGCGAATCGTAGTGGATGTCATGGGTGGCGACCACGGTTGCGGGGTTGTCATCGAAGGCGTCAAACACGCGCTTGAAGCGGATGCGAGCATTACCCGCCTTTTCCTCGTCGGCAACGAAACGGAAATTCGCGCGGCCAGCCAAACCGCTGGCCTGAGCGACAACCGCGTGGAGATCGTCCATGCCAGCGAAGTCCTCACGATGGCGGACAAGCCCCTCGAAGGCATCCGCCGCAAAAAAGATTCCTCGATGGTTCGCGCCATCGAACTCGTGCGCGAAGACAAGGCGGATGCCGTCATCTCTCCCGGCAACACCGGCGCGCTCGTCGCCGGTTCCATGAAATTGCGCCGCCTCGAAGGCGTGGAACGCCCGGCCATCGCCGCGCGCATGCCCTCGCGCACGCGCGACTTTGTGCTCATTGATGCCGGCGCGAATCCACTTTGCGAACCCTCCCATCTCGCGCAATTCGCCGTGATGGGCAGCGCCTACGCCCGCGAAATTCTCGGCCAGAAAAATCCGCGCGTCGGCGTGCTCAGCAACGGCTCGGAAGAATCCAAGGGCAACGAACTCACTCGCGGCGCGGCGCGGTTGTGCTCGCAACTCGATTTGAATTTCATCGGTTACGTCGAGGGATTTCATTTGTTTGAAGACGCGGTGGATGTCGTCGTGACGGACGGCTTCACCGGCAATGTCGTTTTAAAAACCGCCGAGAGTCTGGGCTACGCGATGATGCATCTGCTTCGTGGCGCGTTGACCAAAACTCCCGTGCGCAAATTCGGCGCGATGCTTTCGCGCGGCGCGTTTTATGAATTAAAACAGCGTCTCGATCCTGAAGTTTACGGCGGCGCCGTGTTGCTCGGTCTCAACGGCATCGTTATCAAGACCCATGGCTCCTCCCGCGCCCGCGCGGTGATGAATGCCATTCGCGTGGCGGCGGAACAAATCCGCCACGACATCAATCAAAAACTTATTTTAGAAATCGCGCGAGCCAACCAGAA